A genomic window from Salvia miltiorrhiza cultivar Shanhuang (shh) chromosome 5, IMPLAD_Smil_shh, whole genome shotgun sequence includes:
- the LOC130985377 gene encoding adenylate-forming reductase 03009-like, with product MENNEKLERFSSCRGVAFEIKPHSDLFAIPAPVINPPRNGSSRRSWVQWGSFTRVVPSSDLLERSMSRTSSHFCDLDDDDADVETLADIEEGHEEGKLDQSPPPLPLPPPPSAAKKKSASSRLSVILLDQGLFTVYKRLFAVCLALNITGLVLAATGDFPYARNRAALFSIANIFALVLCRSEAVLRVVFWVAVNVLGYSWVPLRLKTMTTALLQSLGGIHSGCGISSVAWLIYALVLTLKDRDNTSPEIIGVAAAILSLLCLSSLAAFPLVRHLHHNVFERTHRFAGWSALGLLWAFITLTISYDPLTKTYSNDLGSRLVKRQEFWFTIGITVLIIIPWLTVRRVPVCVSSPSGHAAIIKFEGGVKAGILGRISPSPFSEWHAFGIISDNKKEHMMLAGAVGDFTRSLVASPPRHLWVRQVHFAGLPYLTNMYSRVLLVATGSGICVFLSFLLQPCKADVCLLWVTKGVEQNFGKEIKEWMSGHPKEKVIVHDTAVLGRPNVSQMSVDAAKKFGAEVVIVTSNPEGSRDVVDACKANGIAAFGPIWDS from the coding sequence ATGGAAAACAACGAAAAACTGGAGAGGTTTTCGAGCTGCAGAGGCGTAGCTTTCGAAATCAAACCCCATTCCGACCTCTTCGCCATTCCTGCTCCGGTGATTAACCCTCCTCGCAACGGCAGCAGCCGCAGATCCTGGGTTCAATGGGGCAGCTTCACGCGAGTTGTTCCATCCTCCGACCTCTTGGAGAGGTCTATGAGCCGCACCAGCAGCCATTTCTGCGATCTCGACGACGATGATGCCGACGTCGAAACCCTTGCCGACATCGAAGAAGGCCATGAAGAGGGTAAACTGGACCAATCTCCTCCCCCGCTTCCTCttccgccgcctccctccgccGCCAAGAAGAAATCTGCGTCTTCGCGGCTTTCCGTGATCCTTCTCGATCAAGGCTTGTTCACCGTCTACAAGCGCCTTTTTGCAGTTTGCTTGGCGTTGAATATCACGGGCTTGGTTCTCGCCGCCACCGGTGATTTCCCCTACGCCAGAAACCGCGCCGCCTTATTCTCCATCGCCAACATTTTCGCGCTGGTTTTGTGCCGGAGCGAGGCGGTTTTGAGGGTTGTTTTCTGGGTGGCGGTGAATGTTTTGGGTTACTCATGGGTTCCTCTGCGCCTCAAAACTATGACTACTGCTTTGCTTCAGTCTTTGGGTGGAATACACAGTGGGTGTGGGATTTCCTCCGTTGCATGGCTGATTTACGCTTTAGTCCTCACCCTCAAAGACAGGGACAACACTTCGCCCGAAATCATCGGCGTCGCCGCCGCCATTCTCAGCCTTCTCTGCCTCTCTTCCTTGGCGGCCTTCCCTCTGGTCCGACACCTCCACCACAACGTCTTCGAGCGGACCCACCGCTTCGCCGGTTGGAGCGCTCTAGGCCTTCTATGGGCTTTCATTACTCTCACCATTTCATAtgatcccttaaccaaaaccTACAGCAACGATTTAGGTTCGAGACTGGTAAAAAGGCAAGAATTCTGGTTCACTATCGGAATCACTGTTCTAATCATCATTCCCTGGTTAACCGTGAGGCGGGTCCCGGTCTGCGTCTCGTCTCCGTCCGGCCACGCCGCCATCATCAAGTTCGAAGGCGGCGTGAAAGCCGGAATCCTCGGCAGAATCAGCCCGTCGCCCTTCTCCGAATGGCACGCTTTCGGAATCATTTCAGACAACAAGAAAGAACACATGATGCTCGCCGGAGCAGTCGGCGACTTCACGAGATCTCTGGTGGCGAGTCCGCCGCGGCACCTGTGGGTCCGGCAAGTGCACTTTGCGGGTCTCCCGTATCTGACCAACATGTACAGTCGGGTCCTTTTGGTGGCGACCGGATCCGGAATCTGCGTATTCCTCTCGTTTCTGCTGCAGCCGTGCAAGGCCGACGTGTGCTTGCTGTGGGTGACCAAAGGCGTGGAGCAGAACTTTGGGAAAGAGATTAAGGAGTGGATGAGCGGACACCCCAAGGAGAAGGTGATTGTTCACGACACCGCCGTGCTGGGCCGTCCCAACGTGTCGCAGATGAGCGTCGACGCCGCCAAGAAGTTTGGGGCGGAGGTGGTGATTGTCACCAGTAATCCTGAGGGGAGTAGAGACGTGGTTGATGCATGCAAGGCTAATGGGATTGCTGCATTTGGCCCTATTTGGGATTCTTGA